The stretch of DNA GTACCGACAACGATCAGCACCACGCTGTAGCCCAGGCCGTTGCCGATACCATCAATGAAGCTCAGACCGGGCGGGTTCTTCATGGCGAAGGCCTCAGCGCGACCCATCACGATACAGTTGGTGATGATCAGCCCCACAAATACGCTGAGTTGTTTGCTGATTTCGTAGGCAAATGCCTTGAGCACCTGATCCACCAGAATAACCAGCGAGGCGATGATAGTCATCTGAATGATGATACGAATACTGCTCGGCATGTGATTGCGGATCATTGAGATGAACAGGTTGGAAAATGCACACACTGTCGTTAACGCCAGGCACATAACCAGAGTCACTGACAGACTGGTTGTCACCGCCAGCGCCGAACAGACCCCGAGGATCTGCAGTGCGATGGGATTGTCCATAAAGATCGGTTTGATCAGGATGGTTTTGGAATTTGCTGCTGCCATAGATACCTCGTCAGCCTCGCACTTCGTTATCAAGGTAGGGGCCGAAACCACGCTCACCTAACCAGAATTCAATCATGTTCTCGACACCACGGCTAGTCAGTGTGGCGCCGGACAGCGCATCAACCTGTCGCTCTCCACCGGCACCACCTCCCTTCACGACACGGAAGGCCACATCGCCGCTTTCATC from Pseudohongiella spirulinae encodes:
- a CDS encoding NADH:ubiquinone reductase (Na(+)-transporting) subunit D, whose amino-acid sequence is MAAANSKTILIKPIFMDNPIALQILGVCSALAVTTSLSVTLVMCLALTTVCAFSNLFISMIRNHMPSSIRIIIQMTIIASLVILVDQVLKAFAYEISKQLSVFVGLIITNCIVMGRAEAFAMKNPPGLSFIDGIGNGLGYSVVLIVVGTLRELFGSGTLLGITILPTVANGGWYQPNGLMLLAPSAFFIIGFFIWILRNKYDEQVEKNEFEMMPHTAEKGAH